From Chroococcidiopsis thermalis PCC 7203:
CGCTGCTTTAAGCAGGCGATCGCGAGTTTTGACCGTTCCTTGTTTTAAACGAGCCATATTTATTGTAAGTGCTTACTTGCATTATAAATAAACAAGCTACAAGTTGACTATATTTTTAGATAGAGTTTGACGATGAGATAGCAATCTCGCTCCAGACACAAAAAGTTCAAATTGTTGTCACAAAAAAGCAATATCAAAGATTTAACTTAAAAATATCTCCTCAAAAATCTTTAGATCGAGTACCAAAAGCTGAAAAATAAAGCAAATTTGGTAGAAAAAGTTTTGCTTAGTCTTGATTCTAATTCAACAGATTTTTAAATATGAAGATTCCCACAATAGCTTCTGCGATAACTTCTGCGATCGCTCTGAGTCTCTTAACATTTAGTTCCACCCCTGCTCAGGCTCGAACTTTCTCAACTTCCTGTGTTACTCCGCAAACCGTCAATGGAAATACTATCACTTTTACTCCTGCTCTAACTAGAGCTAGAAATCTAGCACGTCAAGCAGCTGAAAAAGTCAACGGTGGATTAAGTCAATATCGTGCTGCGGCATCTATGTACGGCCCTTCTTTTGAAGCTCCTTGTGTAGATAGTGGAAATAGTTGGATCTTCACCTTCACTGGTAGTCAACCTGGCTCTACAATTCCCTCAGTTGAGAGTATTGTTACAGTTGCTAAAGATGGCTCTAAGGTTACTGTGGATTATAACGGTTCAATTCGTTCCTAACTATCTGAAACAAAACTCATACAACTAGAGAGATTACTGCCCAGCCTATAGATAAATTGGTTAACTCTGGAGGACTAAATGAATCCTTGTCCTTGTTGCTCTCATAACCTACTTCGGCATATTCAGGCGAAAAGACTTTACTGGTTTTGTTCGAGATGCAGACAAGAAATGCCTTATTTTACATCTGGCTTAAACTCATCCTCTTTTAAGAAAATATTCTCCAACTCAGCATAAAATCATCTCCCCAAGTTTGGAATTTTTTCCAAGTATTTTGAGGTATAGAGTCTTGCTAAAATCGGAATGCCATTGATAGAAAAATATCTCTTCTTTGTCTAGTCTGTATATACCTTTGCGTACAAAGATAATGACATTCATAGCTAAATCAATTTCAGGATCTACCAAGTACAACACGAAATATAAATATTCATCTACTGTTGACTTGGTACATACTTATCTGCACGAAATTGGCAACATACTTTTATTAAGTCACGAACAAGAAATTGTTTTTGGCAAACAAGTTCAGCAGATGATAGCTTTAGTGACTGCCAAGGAAAATTTAGCCAAGCAATTGCAGCGCGAACCAACTTTGCAAGAGTGGGCAGAGCTAATGCACTTAAGTGACAAAGCACTACAAAAACAGCTACTCGCGGGACAACAAGCTAAACAGAAGATGATTGAGGCTAATCTCCGATTAGTAGTGGCAGTAGCTAAGAAATACCAAAAACGCAACTTGGATTTTCTAGACTTAATTCAGGAAGGCACTTTAGGATTGGAACGAGGGGTTGAAAAATTCGATCCAACCAGAGGCTTTAGGTTTTCTACCTACGCCTACTGGTGGATTCGCCAGGGAGTAACGCGGGCGATCGCTCAGCAGTCCCGCACAATTCGGTTGCCCATTCACATGACTGAGAAGCTGAATAAAATTAAGCGCACGCAACGGGAGCTATCTCAAAAGCTGGGTCGCACTCCTACATCTATCGAGATCGCTGAGGCGATCGACCTACAGCCCGAACAAGTCCGAGAATGCTTGCTACTTGCTCGTCATCCTATCTCCCTAGAAGCTCGAATTGGAGACGAACAGGATACAGAATTGCAGAATATACTGCAAGATGACGGACTTTTACCTGAAAGCTACGCAGTTCGGGAATCGATACGTGAAAGCGTTCAAAACATATTGTCAAAGCTGCCTACTCAACAACGAGAAATATTAACTCTACGCTTCGGTCTAGCAGACGGAAACGAACTTTCCCTGGCACAAATTGGTCAGCGAATGGGTATTAGTCGAGAACGAGTGCGGCAGTTAGAACAACAAGCTTTCAGCTTCCTGAGACGATATGAATTTGAAGCACGTAGTTATTTAGTGGGACTTTGAAGAAAACTGCCGATTGGATAGTCTCAAAAGCAGAACCAGAGCTGGTTTTACATCGATTGGTAGCGTTTCCTTACCATGCTTAGGTTTCAGCCAGTTTTATCTCATTGATGTATTTTCCTTGTTCTGCTTGGAATTCAGCCTCTTTTAGAGCTAAAAACTTTCAAAGTCCCATTAGTAAGCTAATGCCTGTTTTTCAGATCGCCCATTGCTGAATACATCAATTCGATTAATCTAACCATTCAGGCAGCTCTACTTCTATCCAGTCATTTTTCTCTAAAATCTCGACCCCAAACCCAGCCGCAGGCAGTCCCAGCAACAGCAGTAGAGCGATACCTATAGCGATCGCGCGAGTCCGACGCTCTTGCCAAAATGATTGAGAGCGAAGATTGTCCCGAACGGATATGGCAGTACTATCTGCGTCTAATGCTGCCAGTAAACTTAATACTTGTGGCTGCTTCAAGCACTCTTCAACTACTATGCTTTCTCCTACGTACAATTTGCGTGTTTCTCTATCCAGTAGTAGATAGTGCCGTGCGGGTTGACCGTCATCTCCCAAGTGATAAGGGTGACAGAGTCGTTCTACCTTGGGATGGTGGCGGAAAATTTGCCATGCATAAGTATTACCCACACCAACTGTCTGACCGTCGTTGTGACATAACTGATTTAACTCAGGCTCCCAATGCAGAGCCAGCCAGCGGGAGCTTCCAGAGTATGCTATGGCTTGTTCTAGAGAAAGTGGAACTGCCAAGTTAATGCTTTGAATTGAAGGCAATGGTTGACTTTCCTTGCTATATGACATTCTTTTAATTTCCTGGTATTCTCAAATGTGTGTCTCAATTCAACAAAGCCGTTGTTATTTGAAATGACCTAGATTAAACTTTTGGGAGAAAAATGTAGGTCATTTCTTTGATTCAGTAATGCTTGCCTACTTGGGATTTTAGCCTTCGATTACTGGAAGACTTTCTCAAGATTATCCACTTCGTCTAGTATGGGAGTGGCAAGGCGACCGTATTCAGAGGTTGATTTTGCTGCTTCGATACGAGTAATTAAGGTGTCAAACTTTTTCACTTGGGCAGAACCTCCGCGAGCCAAAATAGATGGACGTAGTGCATTCCAAGTGCGACGCATTTCGCCAGTTGTTGTTCTCAACTTGGCAGTATTTCCCTGTGCTGCCCAAATATCTAATTCCCGACCGTAGTAATCGAGTAGCGTTACTTCAACTGGAACCTTCGGCTCGAAAGGCACGGTCATTTTAGCAGCGATGAGAGTCACCTGGTTAGCATCGCGCATTGCCGATTGGCGATCTTTCGCGTTAACGGCTTGACTAAGAGCTGCAATGCTGGAATTGAGTTGTGCTACGGCTTGACTTTTGCCGTCAATCTGCGCGTCCAGCTGCTTCGCTGCACTTTGTAATGAATTGAGATTGGCAGTTGCTTTAGTCCAGTTGTTGATTTTTGCCATGTCGTAGATGCTTTCACCGTATTCACCTACTTGGCTGAGGGCAGCTGGAACTTTATCATCTTTGACTTCACTATCGCGATCGTCTGATGGATCGGGCACTTCTTTACTATCTTCCAATTGGCTATTTATATCTCTGGCTTGACCAATCAGATTGGTTTTGTAAGATGGGATAACTTCGTTCGGCTTTGCTAACGCAGTTGTACGTTGAGATTCAATGGCAGATTTGGCTCGTACAGCTCCACTAAAACCCCAAATTCCGATAAAAGCAGCAGCCAAAATTATGTACTTGGAAACTTTCACGATTGTAAACAGCTAAATTTATGTCATTTCAATTTAGAAAGTATTAGTCAAGAACTTGAAAAGATCTAATTGCGAACGAGCAAAATTATGTACAACTGTTGTAAGTTAGGCTGCACAGTGCGATCGCCCTCAATAGAATTCTACCAAACGAGTTTTTTTTCCAGTAATGAAGCCGATATTATTGTGGCGTAATTTTTCCGAGCGAGCAAATCTTTCCGAGTTCTTTACTTTTTCTGCTTATATTGACATCGCCCATCTGGGTGTTTGGTGTGAGGAAACAATGAGTGAGGTTAGCAAGTTATAGATGCTGCTTTGCTCGGTTCGGTTTTCGATAATTTTTTACTCAATCTTTAAAGCCTTTAAAGGTTGATTTCAGCTTTTTGACACCATTCTGTAAGCAAGAGGTTAGTTTTGATGGCGAAGTCATGGCATACGCGATCGCTGCTCTATTTTTTGCTGCCTGGTACTCTGTCTCTAGCAGGGAACAACTTACCCGCTAGAGCGCAGGTTGCTTTTGCTAACAACCCACTAGATACCTTACCCGTACAAGAGCGCGTGACTCTACGGCAGGGAAAACCTGTAGTCTCTGGTGAAAATGGCTGCTACACCGCCCGCATTTTAATCGATGCCACTCCATCACAAACATGGTCTGTCCTGACGGACTACAGCAACTACTCTCGCTTCATGCCCAATGTCACTGCTAGTTCCGTGCTGGAATCCAATCACAACCAGCATCTATTTGAAGAAGTCAATCGCTACCATGTTGCGCCACTGATTACCATCAATGCCCGCACTCGTCTCGCCATTACAGAAACGCCCCAAAAAGGCTTTAGCTTTCAAATGGTAGAAGGTAAGCTGGAAGAATTATATGGCAGATGGACTCTTCAACCTGTCCCTGCTTATCCCTATGCTTCTAAGACCCAAGTTCTGCTGACTCAGCAAATCCACGCCCATCCCAAATCTGTCACGCCGAAGGGCTTGTTCTATAACATCTTTCGCCGCCATGTAGAGAAGACGATGAAAGCTGTACGTACGGAAGTAGCAAGGCGCAGTTCTTAAAGTTTTTGAGCATTAGCTCTTTAAATAGCAGTAAATTGGCAACAAACGCCAGACGCGAGACTGGAAGATCGATAAATCATGCAAATAAAGACAGGATTTCTGCCTTACCCGTCATCCACAAATAAAAAGTTAAGGCAGTGGATGCAGCGCGCGATCGCAGGATCGATCGGTTTAGTTTTGGTCTTGCTATTTTTCGGACAACCATGTTTGGCTGAAGGTTTATCAACTGAATCCAATAGAAATATGTTCAGTGATGCCCGTTCTGAACAAACAGACATCCAACAACAAGGACCAGACGATCCGCAGGAGCTAAAAGCTTTTTTGGACAACTTTTTTGCTCAACAAATGACACGGCTACACATTCCTGGTGCGGCGATCGCAATTGTTAAAGATGGTAAGCCCTTTTTCACCGCAGGCTATGGCTACGCTAACTTGGAAAAGAAAATACCTGTCGCTCCGAATCAAACTCTATTTCGCCTTGCTTCTGTTTCTAAACTTTTCGCGGCTACTGCTGTAATGCAATTAGCAGAGCGAGGTCAACTTAAGCTCAAGGATGACGTAAACAAATACCTCAAGAATTTTCAACTTCAAGAAAACTATCCTGCTCCAGTCACGATCGACAATCTTCTGACCCACACGGGCGGTTTTGATGAGAAATTCATCGGTTTGGCGGCTCGAAATGCATCCGAGTTAATGCCTTTAGGAGAGTACTTAGCAAAGCGGATGCCTCCTCGTGTCAGTCCCCCAGGACAAATTATCAGCTACTCGAATCACGGTATCGCTCTAGCAGGCTATTTCGTAGAAGAGATTTCTGGCATTCCCTTCGCTCAGTATACTGACGAGAACATCCTGCAACCATTGGATATGCAGCAAAGCAGCTTTTTACAGCCGTTGCCTGCACATTTAGCATCCGATCTGGCTGTAGGCTATGAGTACCGCAGGGGCAACTATCAACCAGTACCGTCCTATTACATAAATGATGGTCCAGCTGGCGCACTCAAAGCTACTGCTACTGACATATCTCACTTTATAATTGCTCACCTACAAAATGGTCGCTACGGCAATACCAAAATTCTAGAGGAGACAACAGCTCAACAGATGCACGCCTCTCACTTTACCCACCATCCACAGCTACCAGGCTGGGCTTACGGTTTTTCCGAGCGTTTC
This genomic window contains:
- a CDS encoding serine hydrolase domain-containing protein, with the protein product MQIKTGFLPYPSSTNKKLRQWMQRAIAGSIGLVLVLLFFGQPCLAEGLSTESNRNMFSDARSEQTDIQQQGPDDPQELKAFLDNFFAQQMTRLHIPGAAIAIVKDGKPFFTAGYGYANLEKKIPVAPNQTLFRLASVSKLFAATAVMQLAERGQLKLKDDVNKYLKNFQLQENYPAPVTIDNLLTHTGGFDEKFIGLAARNASELMPLGEYLAKRMPPRVSPPGQIISYSNHGIALAGYFVEEISGIPFAQYTDENILQPLDMQQSSFLQPLPAHLASDLAVGYEYRRGNYQPVPSYYINDGPAGALKATATDISHFIIAHLQNGRYGNTKILEETTAQQMHASHFTHHPQLPGWAYGFSERFQNNLRAIEHGGTDPGFASLLFLLPEQKLGLFVAYNNEQDELREQLIGQFLDRYYPVKKSISSPQPNSNFQHRANYFVGNYRFSRYPHSTIEKLAPVLLKAPVSAPELRVRAKGDGILTLEPNTYKPNRSPRRALKKVDSVLYGAVTDNSNSSSRTTNQLVEIEPLLFQFTDGPYVAFKENGRGRITHMFIGADAFEKLAWYETNAFQLSLFGFCILVFLSSCIGWSSRSLTHRWQKYPSRWLGSKQDIQSLVRLSGSTLPVAISALNLFFLFGTLLAILLSNLYEFAYGLPPIITTLLCIPIMTASLTAVLPVFMVLSWQDKRWSVLGRLYYLFFILCAWGFISFLSYWNLLGFEF
- a CDS encoding RNA polymerase sigma factor, RpoD/SigA family, whose protein sequence is MTFIAKSISGSTKYNTKYKYSSTVDLVHTYLHEIGNILLLSHEQEIVFGKQVQQMIALVTAKENLAKQLQREPTLQEWAELMHLSDKALQKQLLAGQQAKQKMIEANLRLVVAVAKKYQKRNLDFLDLIQEGTLGLERGVEKFDPTRGFRFSTYAYWWIRQGVTRAIAQQSRTIRLPIHMTEKLNKIKRTQRELSQKLGRTPTSIEIAEAIDLQPEQVRECLLLARHPISLEARIGDEQDTELQNILQDDGLLPESYAVRESIRESVQNILSKLPTQQREILTLRFGLADGNELSLAQIGQRMGISRERVRQLEQQAFSFLRRYEFEARSYLVGL
- a CDS encoding SRPBCC family protein, with the protein product MAKSWHTRSLLYFLLPGTLSLAGNNLPARAQVAFANNPLDTLPVQERVTLRQGKPVVSGENGCYTARILIDATPSQTWSVLTDYSNYSRFMPNVTASSVLESNHNQHLFEEVNRYHVAPLITINARTRLAITETPQKGFSFQMVEGKLEELYGRWTLQPVPAYPYASKTQVLLTQQIHAHPKSVTPKGLFYNIFRRHVEKTMKAVRTEVARRSS